One Amycolatopsis sp. NBC_00355 genomic window carries:
- a CDS encoding transcriptional regulator, with amino-acid sequence MTRQARELLDQIQAELAPRDDDNRLVPLITAGRAPRRVFAALAAEEKRITFSDWRSFHALAARADEPNARTFFGGLAPGEQQAHLMLDALIAAAGPDHGEELPRAGCQAYPAFVAWLALNGEQAATTAGIFANFAAFGRYCQDVAAGMREHYGFDDAACSFFDFFAADVPEIEQQALAAIQAGIDAHRLDVHEALVCARLFQSYELQFWNTLADEFPG; translated from the coding sequence ATGACCCGTCAGGCTCGCGAGCTGCTCGACCAGATCCAGGCCGAGCTCGCGCCGCGCGACGACGACAACCGGCTGGTCCCGCTGATCACCGCGGGCCGCGCGCCGCGGCGGGTGTTCGCGGCCCTCGCCGCCGAGGAAAAACGGATCACGTTCAGTGACTGGCGGAGCTTCCACGCGCTGGCCGCGCGGGCCGACGAACCGAACGCGCGCACCTTCTTCGGCGGTCTTGCGCCGGGGGAGCAGCAGGCGCACCTGATGCTCGACGCGCTGATCGCGGCGGCTGGTCCAGACCACGGCGAGGAGCTGCCGCGCGCGGGCTGCCAGGCGTACCCGGCTTTCGTCGCGTGGCTGGCGCTCAACGGCGAGCAGGCGGCGACCACGGCCGGGATCTTCGCCAACTTCGCCGCTTTCGGCCGGTACTGCCAGGACGTCGCGGCCGGCATGCGCGAGCACTACGGGTTCGACGACGCCGCTTGCTCGTTCTTCGACTTCTTCGCCGCCGACGTCCCGGAGATCGAACAGCAGGCGCTCGCCGCGATCCAGGCCGGGATCGACGCGCACCGGCTCGACGTCCACGAGGCGCTGGTCTGCGCCCGGCTGTTCCAGAGCTACGAACTCCAGTTCTGGAACACCCTGGCCGACGAGTTCCCCGGCTGA
- a CDS encoding AMP-dependent synthetase/ligase: MLTTPSVAEQTEGQTIPRLLHRNAVTYPDLPAITSLDIEGQPTLSWLEFRTAIAEVSRGLAGLGLAPRDRLLIMAPGCPDHIVTDLAATHLSAIPCTAYATLSPDQIRFVARHSAAPVVVLGGETELARWRPVLDDLPALRHIVVMDETAIPAGDDRFVSLADVRARGREALAADPEAFEKSWQGIQPDDPLSMIYTSGTTGDPKGVVLSHRNAIHQAYAVTELHHPPMHATNIAYLPLAHIAERELSVYLPIVWAGHVHTLADPSGVVGALGKVHPQSFFGVPRVWEKMVAGLKNMLGGVPEDRRAALLAANELLQQGYKLRSAGQEVPPELAERIKQTDAAALAPVRALLGLDQVLVASSGAAALPVEIIYFLAGLGIEIAEVWGLSETTGAATSNSGAAFRAGSVGKPLADVDVRVADDGELLVRGPIVFLGYLQEDGAIADATDAEGWYATGDIGTIDEDGFVTITDRKKELIITSSGKNIAPTRIEGLLKEHPLIGQAVAIGDDRPYVTALLVLDDEIAPGWAAANGVDAKPDELADHPAVRAELERAVESANSRLARIEQIKRYHVLPKTWTPESGELTPTLKLKRRIINDRYSADIEALYAAARNPAPTAGS; encoded by the coding sequence GTGTTGACCACCCCGTCCGTCGCCGAGCAGACCGAAGGTCAGACGATCCCGCGGTTGCTGCACCGCAACGCGGTCACCTACCCGGACCTGCCGGCGATCACCTCGCTCGACATCGAGGGGCAGCCGACGCTCAGCTGGCTGGAGTTCCGCACCGCGATCGCCGAGGTGTCCCGCGGCCTCGCCGGGCTCGGGCTCGCCCCGCGCGACCGGCTGCTGATCATGGCGCCCGGCTGCCCGGACCACATCGTCACCGACCTCGCCGCGACCCACCTGTCCGCGATCCCGTGCACCGCCTACGCCACGCTCAGCCCGGACCAGATCCGGTTCGTCGCGCGGCACAGCGCGGCGCCGGTCGTGGTGCTCGGCGGCGAGACCGAGCTGGCCCGCTGGCGCCCGGTGCTCGACGACCTCCCGGCGCTGCGCCACATCGTCGTGATGGACGAGACCGCGATCCCGGCCGGCGACGACCGGTTCGTCTCCCTGGCCGACGTCCGCGCGCGCGGACGGGAAGCGCTTGCCGCCGACCCCGAAGCGTTCGAGAAGTCCTGGCAGGGCATCCAGCCGGACGACCCGCTGTCGATGATCTACACCTCGGGCACCACCGGTGACCCCAAGGGCGTCGTGCTGTCGCACCGCAACGCGATCCACCAGGCGTATGCGGTGACCGAGCTGCACCACCCGCCGATGCACGCGACGAACATCGCGTACCTGCCGCTCGCGCACATCGCCGAGCGGGAGCTGTCGGTCTACCTGCCGATCGTCTGGGCCGGGCACGTGCACACGCTCGCCGACCCGTCCGGCGTCGTCGGCGCGCTCGGCAAGGTGCACCCGCAGAGCTTCTTCGGCGTCCCGCGCGTGTGGGAGAAGATGGTCGCCGGGCTGAAGAACATGCTCGGCGGTGTGCCGGAGGACCGGCGCGCGGCGTTGCTCGCGGCGAACGAGCTGCTGCAGCAGGGCTACAAGCTGCGCAGCGCCGGCCAGGAGGTCCCGCCGGAGCTGGCCGAGCGGATCAAGCAGACCGACGCGGCCGCCCTCGCCCCGGTGCGGGCGCTGCTCGGGCTGGACCAGGTGCTCGTCGCCTCCAGCGGCGCGGCCGCGCTGCCGGTCGAGATCATCTACTTCCTCGCCGGGCTCGGCATCGAGATCGCCGAGGTCTGGGGCCTGTCCGAGACAACCGGCGCGGCGACGTCGAACTCGGGTGCCGCGTTCCGCGCGGGCAGCGTCGGCAAGCCGCTCGCCGACGTCGACGTGCGTGTCGCCGACGACGGTGAGCTGCTGGTCCGCGGCCCGATCGTCTTCCTCGGCTACCTGCAGGAGGACGGCGCCATCGCCGACGCGACCGACGCCGAAGGCTGGTACGCCACCGGCGACATCGGCACGATCGACGAAGACGGCTTCGTGACGATCACCGACCGCAAGAAGGAACTGATCATCACGTCGAGCGGCAAGAACATCGCCCCGACGCGGATCGAGGGCCTGCTCAAGGAGCACCCGCTGATCGGCCAGGCCGTCGCGATCGGCGACGACCGCCCGTACGTCACGGCGCTGCTCGTCCTCGACGACGAGATCGCGCCCGGCTGGGCCGCGGCGAACGGCGTCGACGCGAAGCCCGACGAGCTGGCCGACCACCCGGCGGTGCGCGCCGAGCTGGAGCGCGCGGTCGAGTCGGCCAACAGCCGGCTGGCCCGGATCGAGCAGATCAAGCGCTACCACGTGCTGCCGAAGACGTGGACGCCCGAGTCGGGCGAGCTGACCCCCACGCTGAAGCTCAAGCGCCGGATCATCAACGACCGCTACTCGGCCGACATCGAGGCCCTCTACGCCGCCGCCCGCAACCCAGCCCCCACCGCCGGCTCCTGA